One Oncorhynchus clarkii lewisi isolate Uvic-CL-2024 chromosome 32, UVic_Ocla_1.0, whole genome shotgun sequence DNA window includes the following coding sequences:
- the LOC139392185 gene encoding activity-dependent neuroprotective protein 2a-like, whose translation MYQVPVGNLENIRKTRRRVKHILSDFGLEDCKNLLEELQKKEKNSDEESDSDEAFQETEWVDLSEPFPGKRKKKWPYRTRLLCCSLCKYSTRNWYSYKSHLQRSHEYERKLCVLAPCQICSFVAHPRLLKKHLLLFHGSPNVDQDAASLHSTTKKGDRFKCRKCRYVDSNLFSMKKHVLLNHLEKLWHHFSGRIPDTKFPHTASRQFCKVCKMAIESTEHMLHHILASPTHQWACAQIRTWILENTQYAKPTNYQTLAPKKQMPQVSSPEQLAGPNQSFLPPQALVQLAGAEAKGLVQPGATVKLQSALPQGAISATMPIGQTMVRLPSGASLPGAPHNQVPFTIGVQSQQQQPQQVFLPPRVQISIPGMSQALMVTQRLPLNQGTPQGTMLQSNPQGTMLTSQSLLSHLFPTGNKVNGMPTYTFATPVGMPSQTSNIQLISKAPQPIKPAGNPALNSKAKKWITCPICNELLPSNVYEAHQQAAHKAQPRTAKQQGLAARAPFLRKMPDKTVKCLKCKILLSEKGLFEHLLHGLNCLYCPGMFYSIQQLVEHTNTQHNPTQKANCDFMRREYRLYTDDSGNLLFPYFDINTMAPKEILGDAELKLALVTNSLDLIFLKMQPGGKQEVCRNPSKTMRTDCPFCEEKCVTVENYQAHLSGKHCIAPTVHAILKTAAFKCIYCNGVYTGKTTQRAIVIHLQRCRRAPKTPKDADRLQPAPTNGRQQQVMAFKQMVQVPGLYSAQLPPVPMAAQASVPVPVPQPSESPAELQSKLRLEAAFREAMEANKKERDARAAFRKQREKEKREQVPKMDPYIQLALDPSGMEKRPSEERKDFLTRYFHTKPYPTKKESEELSKRLWLTRTEVSTLFGMKRTKCMKAIQKNSPTIFMGFNMTELKKLKHDLLIPEVEPAEPEKMADQEVEPDEPEQTDSPEGEKPEISVPKEGPLEPHQMDVPEMDPLEPQAMAV comes from the exons ATGTATCAGGTCCCGGTTGGAAACTTGGAGAACATCCGAAAAACAAGGAGAAGAGTGAAACACATTTTGAGTGATTTTGGACTGGAGGATTGCAAAAACCTTCTGGAA GAGCTGCAAAAGAAGGAGAAGAACTCTGATGAAGAGTCTGATTCTGATGAGGCATTCCAGGAGACTGAGTGGGTGGACCTCAGTGAGCCCTTCCCAGGCAAGAGGAAGAAAAAG TGGCCGTACCGCACGCGGCTGTTGTGCTGCTCCCTCTGTAAGTACTCCACCCGGAACTGGTACTCCTACAAGAGTCATCTACAGCGGAGCCATGAGTATGAGAGGAAACTGTGTGTCCTGGCTCCCTGCCAGATCTGCTCCTTTGTCGCCCACCCCCGACTCCTCAAGAAGCACCTTCTCCTCTTTCATGGCTCTCCAAatgtggaccaagatgcagcatcTCTGCATTCAACTACCAAGAAAGGAGACCGGTTTAAGTGTCGTAAGTGCCGATATGTGGACTCAAACCTCTTCTCAATGAAGAAGCACGTCCTGCTGAACCACCTGGAGAAACTGTGGCACCACTTCTCAGGACGGATACCAGACACTAAGTTCCCCCATACAGCCTCCAGGCAGTTCTGTAAGGTGTGTAAGATGGCTATTGAAAGCACGGAGCACATGCTGCACCACATCCTGGCCTCTCCCACTCACCAGTGGGCCTGCGCTCAGATCAGGACCTGGATCTTGGAGAACACTCAGTACGCCAAGCCCACAAATTACCAAACACTGGCCCCTAAAAAACAGATGCCACAGGTGTCCAGTCCTGAGCAGCTGGCAGGGCCCAACCAGAGCTTCCTCCCCCCTCAGGCCCTGGTTCAGCTGGCCGGTGCTGAGGCAAAGGGCCTCGTCCAGCCTGGGGCTACTGTCAAGCTGCAGAGTGCTCTGCCACAGGGGGCCATCTCAGCCACCATGCCCATTGGCCAGACCATGGTCAGACTGCCCTCTGGCGCCTCACTACCTGGTGCTCCTCACAACCAGGTGCCTTTCACCATAGGGGTCCAAAGTcagcagcagcagccccagcAGGTCTTCCTGCCCCCGAGGGTGCAGATCAGCATTCCAGGGATGTCCCAGGCCCTCATGGTGACTCAGCGCCTCCCCTTGAACCAGGGGACCCCCCAGGGTACAATGCTCCAGAGCAACCCCCAGGGCACCATGCTGACCTCCCAGTCCCTCCTTAGCCACCTCTTCCCCACTGGCAACAAGGTCAACGGCATGCCCACCTACACCTTCGCCACGCCGGTAGGCATGCCCAGCCAGACAAGTAACATCCAGCTGATCAGCAAGGCTCCTCAACCAATCAAACCAGCAGGTAATCCTGCTCTCAACTCCAAAGCCAAGAAGTGGATCACCTGTCCCATCTGTAATGAACTGCTCCCTTCCAATGTCTATGAGGCTCATCAACAGGCTGCCCACAAGGCCCAGCCCAGAACAGCTAAGCAGCAGGGCCTGGCTGCCCGTGCTCCCTTCCTCAGGAAGATGCCTGACAAGACAGTCAAGTGTTTGAAGTGTAAGATCCTGCTGTCTGAAAAGGGCCTCTTTGAACACCTACTGCACGGGCTTAACTGCCTCTACTGTCCTGGGATGTTCTACTCCATCCAACAACTGgttgaacacacaaacacacaacacaaccccaCACAGAAGGCCAACTGTGACTTCATGAGGCGAGAGTATAGACTGTACACAGACGACAGCGGTAACCTTCTGTTCCCCTACTTTGACATCAACACCATGGCCCCCAAAGAGATCCTGGGAGACGCAGAGCTGAAACTGGCTCTGGTCACCAACTCCCTAGACCTGATCTTCCTCAAGATGCAGCCTGGTGGAAAACAGGAAGTGTGTCGGAACCCCAGTAAAACGATGCGGACCGACTGCCCCTTCTGTGAAGAGAAGTGTGTCACAGTGGAGAACTACCAGGCCCATCTGAGTGGGAAGCACTGCATCGCACCCACCGTCCACGCCATCCTTAAGACTGCAGCATTCAAATGCATCTACTGCAACGGCGTCTACACAGGCAAGACCACGCAGAGAGCTATAGTAATCCATCTACAGCGCTGCCGTCGTGCCCCCAAGACCCCTAAAGATGCAGACAGACTCCAGCCCGCCCCCACCAACGGACGCCAACAGCAAGTCATGGCCTTTAAGCAGATGGTCCAGGTGCCAGGTCTGTACTCTGCCCAGCTCCCTCCAGTCCCCATGGCAGCGCAGGCCTCCGTCCCTGTTCCTGTCCCCCAGCCCTCTGAGTCCCCTGCTGAGCTACAGAGCAAGCTGAGGCTGGAGGCGGCCTTCAGGGAGGCCATGGAGGCCAACAAGAAAGAGAGGGATGCGCGGGCAGCTTTCCGTAAGCAACGAGAGAAGGAAAAACGAGAGCAGGTACCCAAGATGGACCCCTATATTCAGCTGGCCCTGGACCCCAGTGGGATGGAGAAACGACCCTCTGAGGAGCGGAAAGACTTCCTCACCAGATACTTCCACACCAAGCCGTACCCCACCAAGAAGGAGTCTGAAGAGCTCTCCAAGAGACTGTGGCTGACCCGGACTGAGGTGTCCACCCTGTTTGGAATGAAGCGCACGAAGTGCATGAAGGCCATTCAGAAgaacagccctaccatcttcatGGGCTTCAACATGACAGAGCTGAAAAAACTTAAGCACGACCTCCTCATCCCAGAGGTGGAACCTGCAGAACCAGAAAAGATGGCTGACCAGGAAGTGGAACCCGACGAACCAGAACAGACGGATTCCCCAGAAGGAGAGAAACCAGAAATTTCTGTTCCAAAAGAAGGTCCTTTAGAACCACATCAGATGGATGTTCCAGAGATGGATCCTTTAGAACCACAGGCAATGGCTGTCTAA